The following coding sequences lie in one Mus musculus strain C57BL/6J chromosome 11, GRCm38.p6 C57BL/6J genomic window:
- the Mgat4b gene encoding alpha-1,3-mannosyl-glycoprotein 4-beta-N-acetylglucosaminyltransferase B precursor → MRLRNGTFLTLLLFCLCAFLSLSWYAALSGQKGDVVDIYQREFLALRDRLHAAEQESLKRSKELNLVLEEIKRAVSERQALRDGEGNRTWGRLTEDPRLKPWNVSHRHVLHLPTVFHHLPHLLAKESSLQPAVRVGQGRTGVSVVMGIPSVRREVHSYLTDTLHSLISELSPQEKEDSVIVVLIAETDPQYTSAVTENIKALFPTEIHSGLLEVISPSPHFYPDFSRLRESFGDPKERVRWRTKQNLDYCFLMMYAQSKGIYYVQLEDDIVAKPNYLSTMKNFALQQPSEDWMILEFSQLGFIGKMFKSLDLSLIVEFILMFYRDKPIDWLLDHILWVKVCNPEKDAKHCDRQKANLRIRFKPSLFQHVGTHSSLAGKIQKLKDKDFGKHALRKEHVNPPAEVSTSLKTYQHFTLEKAYLREDFFWAFTPAAGDFIRFRFFQPLRLERFFFRSGNIEHPEDKLFNTSVEVLPFDNPQSEKEALQEGRSATLRYPRSPDGYLQIGSFYKGVAEGEVDPAFGPLEALRLSIQTDSPVWVILSEIFLKKAD, encoded by the exons GTGACGTGGTGGACATTTACCAGCGCGAGTTCCTGGCTCTGCGAGACCGTTTGCACGCGGCTGAGCAAGAGAGCCTGAAGCGCTCCAAGGAGCTAAACCTGGTGCTGGAAGAAATCAAGAGGGCAGTATCCGAGAGGCAAGCGCTGCGGGACGGAGAAGGCAATCGCACTTGGGGCCGCCTAACAG AGGATCCGCGACTGAAGCCGTGGAACGTCTCGCACAGGCACGTACTTCATCTGCCCACCGTCTTCCACCATCTGCCGCACCTGCTGGCTAAGGAGAGCAGTCTGCAGCCCGCAGTGCGAGTGGGCCAGGGCCGCACCGGAG TATCCGTGGTGATGGGCATTCCGAGCGTACGGCGCGAGGTGCACTCGTACTTGACTGACACATTGCACTCGCTCATCTCGGAGCTGAGCCCGCAGGAGAAGGAAGACTCAGTCATCGTGGTGCTGATCGCCGAG ACTGACCCACAGTACACTTCGGCAGTGACAGAGAACATCAAGGCCTT GTTCCCCACAGAGATCCATTCTGGGCTCCTGGAAgtcatctccccttcccctcacTTCTACCCTGACTTCTCCCGCCTTCGAGAGTCCTTTGGGGACCCCAAGGAGAGAGTCAG GTGGAGGACCAAACAGAACCTCGATTACTGCTTCCTCATGATGTATGCACAGTCCAAAGGCATCTACTATGTGCAG CTGGAGGATGACATTGTAGCCAAGCCCAACTACTTGAGCACTATGAAGAACTTTGCCCTCCAGCAGCCCTCCGAGGACTGGATGATCCTGGAGTTCTCGCAGTTGGGCTTCATTG ggaagatgTTCAAGTCACTGGATCTGAGCCTGATTGTGGAGTTCATCCTCATGTTCTACCGGGACAAGCCCATAGACTGGCTCCTGGACCACATCCTGTGGGTGAAAGTCTGCAACCCTGAGAAGGATGCG AAACATTGTGATCGGCAGAAGGCCAACCTTCGGATCCGCTTCAAGCCGTCCCTTTTCCAGCATGTGGGCACTCACTCATCACTGGCGGGCAAAATCCAGAAACTGAAG GATAAAGACTTTGGAAAGCATGCTCTCCGGAAGGAGCACGTGAACCCACCGGCAGAGGTGAGCACAAGCCTCAAGACGTACCAGCATTTCACCCTGGAGAAGGCCTACTTGCGGGAGGATTTCTTCTGGGCCTTCACACCTGCCGCAGGAGACTTTATCCGGTTCCGCTTCTTCCAGCCACTGCGCCTTGAGCG GTTCTTCTTCCGAAGCGGGAACATCGAGCACCCGGAAGATAAGCTCTTCAACACTTCTGTGGAGGTGCTGCCCTTTGAT AACCCCCAGTCAGAGAAGGAGGCCCTTCAGGAAGGCCGCTCAGCCACTCTCCGGTACCCTAGGAGCCCAGATGGATACCTCCAGATTG GCTCCTTCTACAAGGGTGTAGCTGAAGGAGAAGTGGATCCTGCCTTTGGCCCCCTGGAAGCACTACGTCTCTCCATTCAGACTGACTCCCCGGTGTGGgtcattttgagtgag ATCTTTCTGAAAAAGGCCGACTAG
- the Ltc4s gene encoding leukotriene C4 synthase isoform 2 (isoform 2 is encoded by transcript variant 2), with protein MKDEVALLATVTLVGVLLQAYFSLQVISARRAFHVSPPLTSGPPEFERVFRAQVNCSEYFPLFLATLWVAGIFFHEGAAALCGLFYLFARLRYFQGYARSAQLRWLQMLLPMA; from the exons ATGAAGGACGAAGTGGCTCTTCTGGCTACCGTCACCCTCGTGGGAGTTCTGTTGCAAG CCTACTTCTCCCTACAGGTGATCTCTGCACGAAGGGCTTTCCACGTGTCGCCGCCGCTCACCTCTGGCCCTCCCGAGTTCGAGCGCGTCTTCCGAGCCCA GGTAAACTGCAGCGAGTACTTTCCGCTGTTCCTCGCCACACTCTGGGTCGCCGGCATCTTCTTCCACGAAG GAGCCGCAGCCCTGTGCGGACTGTTCTACCTGTTCGCGCGCCTCCGCTATTTCCAGGGATACGCGCGCTCAGCGCAACTCAG ATGGCTCCAGATGCTCCTGCCGATGGCCTGA
- the Ltc4s gene encoding leukotriene C4 synthase isoform 1 (isoform 1 is encoded by transcript variant 1): MKDEVALLATVTLVGVLLQAYFSLQVISARRAFHVSPPLTSGPPEFERVFRAQVNCSEYFPLFLATLWVAGIFFHEGAAALCGLFYLFARLRYFQGYARSAQLRLTPLYASARALWLLVAMAALGLLVHFLPGTLRTALFRWLQMLLPMA, encoded by the exons ATGAAGGACGAAGTGGCTCTTCTGGCTACCGTCACCCTCGTGGGAGTTCTGTTGCAAG CCTACTTCTCCCTACAGGTGATCTCTGCACGAAGGGCTTTCCACGTGTCGCCGCCGCTCACCTCTGGCCCTCCCGAGTTCGAGCGCGTCTTCCGAGCCCA GGTAAACTGCAGCGAGTACTTTCCGCTGTTCCTCGCCACACTCTGGGTCGCCGGCATCTTCTTCCACGAAG GAGCCGCAGCCCTGTGCGGACTGTTCTACCTGTTCGCGCGCCTCCGCTATTTCCAGGGATACGCGCGCTCAGCGCAACTCAG GCTGACTCCCCTATACGCGAGCGCGCGCGCACTCTGGCTGCTGGTGGCGATGGCTGCACTGGGCTTGCTAGTCCACTTCCTCCCCGGCACGCTACGGACTGCGCTCTTCAGATGGCTCCAGATGCTCCTGCCGATGGCCTGA